Proteins from a single region of Festucalex cinctus isolate MCC-2025b chromosome 19, RoL_Fcin_1.0, whole genome shotgun sequence:
- the ash1l gene encoding histone-lysine N-methyltransferase ASH1L isoform X2 has product MDQKVHGRTATPPPLLSGVPSSERENEGGVGKKEDEEEKKRDKEKEASGVSDGTGAGGQGGSGDQSQFSVKESSLSEGNVKLKIGLQAKRMKKPPKILENYVCRPAFRATMRNTGRGGGGARGNRAGNTNDGPGSQSQSPSHVREKEKEQSPSVNRPVSSSSSNPSSKVPTPPPAGPPPTSTAAMAPTQVNGNSSGKRGAPKMDCQSDTKSDTKAATATCERPLNLHRPLPDSKLHPSGKKTPTLQHNPRSSAPSSPLPASKEPSCEGVKPPQYTCSNESQREKDKAGQSWGTPTVTEKLAQLIATCPPSKTPKPVKPAKTDPAPSHSSSGFMTPTAKQRDRAMANRNTYSRMVHLSPPLPVSRPPGRPYGSRNKDIAMEDSPALTPTRQEDTDGTGKPSSSSINMNSSNSSSRSSSPALIYGNNRLPSLSKDNNNDNINSSVPKLQSRPRHFSSHTTGLSSVSVSSSPTTTADQRTLSHIGSPTASQADHAGETQVSAEEGIASLRQQGSPKDLNNFGPPTGTAKPEGKDKGASSQSLRVESDKSSSPSKHSPNRDSSRVGRTSSPADPVRPRASSSPEPDGEDRPRTPLRDDSPDSSIDSATEQDSKPLKKRRGRKPRWGRAMNKVHNERANLDSPFDQSKTTMPLSSSLEMSPPVKRPVGRPPNPNKMKPSTLPQCSMSRLFTSSPEPKRKGSSKSKMPRLDALSHGRPHNKLATSKVYSTFLKSKEEQDPPVLHPEVDLTPPKPTPRKRGRPKRLPPTLPEESQPPTLAPEAGDVGDKRYPNKGNGQLIMKTIIGKINKMKSVKRKRILSQILLGPRKEDAPKVSPSAVVGTAQAATHSLSSLAASLGGKLGPQINVSKKGTIYMGKRRGRKPKIVNVTASTVPPEPFLSPSTTSPLHHHQSQQQHQHSSSEIFPSPSLSQSSGGHSPISDASFVEPGSVHFAGHSHYSNHSHSTFAFPPPTFSAPNLRSPVLGSSLTMAASTSQKKSSFRGYHHHHYKQHYQYHKLSPPRPLHPTSPAPLSELKEATPSPVSESHSEETVPSDSGIGTDNNSTSDRGEKAGGAGALGGMGMSSGLSSGLLMPGVIGSSLGPGMGLNARGRRRHSTILVDHSSPSPSPHMARLSPDPRKPHPAAPSTSVMGHKEKHKHKCKRRSHGCPGYEKLKRQKRKRKKKYLQLRSRRIDPNFLAELDEIIIRMSEIRIAHRTTGHRLGGGVGIAAGANRLPGVVNRASGIGGTSGPPPHHYIHRDLLPTIFRVNFGSFYSHPAYSCDPLHYVRKPDMKKKRGRPPKLRETMSEVPFVPGLGFPLSGGGFYHPSYSVPYSSGPLGLGYYRGYPPASALYPHPHHQSPHTTSSHHSHHSPTFPPPPPTSYMHHHHPSHLLLNPSKFHKKKHKLLRQEYLGGRSPVLYPPMSSELSFNWHHKHKHRHKHRERIADEGREEEEEEEEETVSGSLNRGGAGLSDSGASGKGERVGSLGMAESLQRCHFGRSASSNSASKQAGVTLTNSPSSSSSSSADRYKRKESSISCLGPSRLALGSSSKIQHPTESWFRMGTSETDYSKLSRRHVLPSQGPFSDGRSDVLPGCSDSEDEGPLTPTEDVEPRSHDSPNLTNLFASALTRTNLRGCRNRKNETVPENASFSRMDRTLRKDRSISAERRELGSASIQTRGGILSTAEGPEGSLHHRQQLHHQSPMFYSHGSASSSCLSPSQDCCLDSSLPHQSHRSQQSRNSLHHVNKILRAKKLQRQARTGNNMVKKRGPGRPRKHPLPSPPPSPSPPPAAEFSQTRHRMGDRPAGGRMWDGDTVKDTIEAVVKDQRSRGQKRKHWERDEGEEEEEGEVEDTVEQLPDREENVGNPVAKPRPGSGRCWLAQDEINHFPGSVESKPDGHHSPQSQDTVSREQTSAIAITGPRGKRPARPPKKKFQKAGLYSDVFKTEDPRSQLLQLKKEKLEYIPGEHDYGLFPAPIHVGKYLRQKRVDFQLPYDILWLWKHDQLYKRPDVPLYKKIRSNVYVDVKPFSGYETTTCNCKIPENRTEKGCLDDCLNRMSFAECSPSTCPCHEHCDNQHIQRHEWVQCLERFRAEGKGWGIRTKESLRSGQFIIEYLGEVVSEHEFRSRMMQQYFAHSGHYCLNLDSGMVIDSYRMGNEARFINHSCEPNCEMQKWSVNGVYRIGLFALKDISSGTELTYDYNFHSFNTEEQQVCKCGSESCRGIIGGKSQRINGLPGKAAGGTRRLGRLKEKRKSKHQLKKREEESSDSNKFYPHLMKPMSNRERNFVLKHRVFLLRNWEKMREKQELLKREGERERDPSSLSMYTRWGGVIRDDGNIKSDVFLTQFSALQTSRSVRTRRLAAAEENTEVTRTARLAHIFKEICDMITSYKDSSSQTLAAPLLNLPSRKRNSHYYEKVSDPLDLSTIEKQILTGHYKTVEAFDTDMLKVFRNAEKYYGRKSSIGRDVCRLRKAYYSARNEAAVQIDEIMGETASEADSSDSLERDRGHHQGAAGSHDKDDDVIRCICGMYKDEGLMIQCEKCMVWQHCDCMRLETEVEHYLCEQCDPRPVDTEVPMIPQPSYAQAGSVYYICLLRDELLLHQGDCVYLMRDSRRTSEGQPIRQSYRLLTHFNRDKLDIFRIEKLWKNEKGERFAFGHHYFRPHETHHSPSRRFYQNELFRMPLYEIIPLEAVVGTCCVLDLYTYCKGRPKGVKEPDVYICDYRLDKSAHLFYKIHRNRYPVCTKPYAFNHFSKRLTPKRDFSPHYVPDNYKRNGGRSAWKSERSKGSEGCEDDGSSCERVDDFPPEAEDRRSEEDVDAATGEPEPLAGKPPQVEGDNDDDEEGRGAEGPAAEEQKEQEDGSTERIGEMLEQPSSSACSPLQHPALGRREAQRERLNKILLDLLHRTPSKNGITEDFADKAWPKSD; this is encoded by the exons ATGGATCAGAAGGTTCACGGCAGAACCGCGACGCCGCCACCTCTTCTCTCAGGTGTTCCTTCCAGTGAGCGAGAGAACGAAGGAGGGGTTGGAAAGAAAgaagatgaggaggagaagaagagggACAAAGAGAAAGAGGCTTCTGGTGTATCTGATGGCACAGGAGCAGGTGGTCAAGGCGGTAGTGGTGACCAGTCACAGTTCTCCGTCAAGGAGAGCAGCCTTTCCGAGGGCAATGTCAAGCTGAAGATTGGTCTTCAAGCAAAACGCATGAAAAAACCTCCAAAGATCTTGGAGAATTATGTATGCAGACCAGCCTTTAGGGCTACAATGAGGAATACAGGACGGGGAGGAGGTGGCGCTCGAGGAAATCGGGCAGGGAATACGAATGATGGGCCAGGTAGCCAGAGCCAGAGTCCTTCTCATGTCAGGGAAAAGGAGAAGGAGCAGAGTCCAAGTGTCAACAGACCAgtgtcatcatcctcatcaaacCCATCTTCTAAAGTCCCTACACCACCTCCGGCTGGACCTCCACCTACCAGCACAGCTGCCATGGCACCTACTCAAGTGAATGGGAATTCATCAGGAAAACGA GGTGCACCAAAGATGGATTGTCAGTCTGACACAAAGTCAGACACTAAAGCAGCTACTGCCACATGTGAACGGCCCCTGAATCTTCATCGCCCTCTTCCAGACAGCAAACTTCATCCTTCTGGGAAGAAAACACCAACTCTGCAACATAACCCTCGGTCATCAGCACCCTCTTCACCATTACCCGCTTCTAAAGAACCAAGTTGTGAAGGCGTTAAACCACCACAATACACATGCAGCAATGAAAGTCAACGAGAGAAAGACAAGGCAGGTCAAAGCTGGGGAACGCCTACAGTAACTGAAAAATTAGCTCAACTCATAGCCACTTGCCCGCCGTCAAAGACCCCAAAGCCTGTCAAACCTGCTAAAACTGACCCTGCTCCTTCCCACTCAAGCTCAGGTTTTATGACACCCACAGCCAAGCAGAGAGACAGGGCTATGGCCAATAGGAATACCTATTCAAGGATGGTTCACCTTTCTCCCCCACTACCAGTGTCACGGCCACCTGGTCGGCCCTACGGTTCTAGGAACAAAGACATTGCTATGGAAGACTCACCCGCCTTGACACCAACAAGGCAAGAAGACACAGATGGGACTGGGAAACCTAGTAGTAGCAGTATTAACATGAACAGCAGTAACAGCAGTAGTCGCAGCAGCAGTCCAGCACTCATATATGGCAATAACAGACTGCCTTCCCTGtcaaaagacaacaacaatgacaacattaaTAGTAGCGTTCCTAAACTTCAGTCTCGTCCTCGTCACTTCTCATCCCATACGACAGGTTTGTCCTCTGTTTCGGTTTCATCCTCTCCTACCACCACAGCTGACCAGAGGACTTTGAGTCACATAGGCTCCCCTACTGCCTCACAAGCAGACCATGCAGGAGAGACCCAGGTTTCTGCTGAGGAAGGCATTGCAAGTCTGAGACAACAAGGCAGCCCCAAAGATTTAAATAATTTTGGCCCTCCAACAGGAACAGCAAAGCCTGAAGGGAAAGACAAAGGGGCAAGCAGTCAGTCATTGCGAGTCGAGAGTGACAAGAGCTCAAGTCCATCTAAGCATAGTCCCAACAGGGATAGTAGTCGTGTTGGTCGGACCAGCAGCCCTGCAGACCCCGTAAGGCCTAGGGCATCATCTTCACCCGAGCCCGATGGTGAAGACAGGCCTCGGACTCCTCTTCGAGATGATTCTCCTGATTCATCCATAGATTCTGCAACAGAGCAGGACAGCAAACCCCTTAAAAAACGGAGAGGAAGGAAACCACGCTGGGGCCGGGCTATGAACAAGGTACATAATGAAAGAGCAAACCTCGACAGTCCCTTTGACCAGAGCAAAACCACCATGCCTTTATCTTCAAGCCTGGAAATGTCACCTCCAGTTAAGAGACCTGTGGGGAGACCTCCCaatccaaataaaatgaaaccaaGTACTCTTCCTCAATGTTCAATGTCACGTCTCTTCACCTCGTCACCTGAGCCAAAAAGAAAGGGAAGTTCAAAGTCGAAGATGCCAAGGCTTGATGCTCTATCCCATGGGCGCCCCCATAATAAATTGGCCACATCTAAAGTTTATTCAACTTTTTTGAAGTCCAAAGAAGAGCAAGACCCTCCTGTGCTTCATCCAGAGGTTGACCTAACCCCTCCTAAACCTACCCCTCGAAAACGTGGACGCCCAAAGCGCCTTCCACCTACCTTGCCTGAAGAGAGTCAGCCTCCCACACTGGCTCCTGAGGCAGGGGACGTTGGGGACAAACGCTATCCCAATAAAGGAAATGGTCAGCTTATTATGAAAACAATCATAGGCAAGATCAACAAGATGAAAAGTGTAAAACGTAAACGCATTCTCAGTCAAATCCTGTTAGGACCAAGAAAAGAAGACGCCCCCAAAGTGTCTCCAAGTGCTGTGGTTGGAACTGCGCAAGCTGCAACTCATTCTTTGTCCTCCCTGGCTGCTTCTCTTGGGGGAAAGCTTGGACCACAAATTAATGTTAGCAAAAAGGGCACAATATATATGGGTAAGAGAAGAGGGCGTAAACCAAAAATAGTTAATGTCACAGCTTCAACAGTTCCACCAGAACCCTTCTTGTCCCCCAGCACCACTTCCCCTCTGCATCATCATCAGTCTCAGCAACAGCACCAGCATTCCTCCTCAGAAATCTTTCCTTCACCTTCGCTCTCACAGTCAAGTGGAGGCCATAGTCCCATCAGTGATGCCAGCTTTGTCGAACCAGGCTCGGTGCACTTCGCTGGTCACTCACACTATTCAAACCATAGTCATAGTACATTTGCTTTCCCTCCCCCGACTTTTTCAGCTCCAAATCTTCGCAGTCCAGTCCTTGGCTCCTCTTTAACTATGGCCGCATCAACCTCTCAGAAAAAGTCGTCGTTCCGTGggtaccaccaccaccactataAGCAGCACTACCAGTATCACAAGCTTTCACCTCCTCGGCCACTCCATCCAACCTCCCCTGCCCCCCTTAGTGAGCTGAAAGAAGCTACTCCATCCCCAGTTAGTGAATCCCACAGTGAGGAGACGGTACCTAGCGATAGTGGTATAGGGACAGACAACAACAGCACCTCTGACCGTGGTGAGAAAGCTGGAGGAGCAGGGGCTTTAGGTGGAATGGGGATGTCATCTGGGCTAAGTAGTGGATTATTAATGCCTGGCGTTATTGGTTCATCTCTGGGTCCAGGAATGGGACTTAACGCTAGAGGCAGGCGACGTCACTCGACTATACTTGTGGACCATTCCTCACCTTCTCCCTCACCACATATGGCAAGGTTATCGCCTGATCCACGGAAACCTCATCCAGCAGCTCCTTCTACCTCTGTAATGGGTCACAAGGAAAaacataaacacaaatgtaaacGCCGTAGCCATGGCTGCCCAGGCTATGAAAAGCTGAagagacagaaaagaaaacgcAAGAAGAAATACCTACAACTCCGCTCTCGGCGGATCGACCCCAACTTCCTTGCTGAACTGGATGAGATTATCATAAGGATGAGTGAAATTCGCATTGCGCATCGTACCACAGGGCACCGTCTTGGTGGTGGTGTAGGCATAGCAGCAGGAGCCAATAGATTGCCAGGAGTGGTCAATCGTGCCAGTGGCATAGGTGGTACCAGTGGTCCTCCACCTCATCATTACATTCACAGGGATCTCCTGCCCACAATCTTCAGGGTTAATTTTGGCAGCTTCTATTCCCATCCTGCATACTCTTGTGATCCACTGCACTATGTTCGTAAACCAGACATGAAAAAGAAACGGGGGAGGCCACCAAAACTCAGAGAGACCATGTCAGAAGTTCCTTTTGTACCGGGGCTTGGATTCCCACTCTCCGGTGGGGGCTTCTACCACCCCTCCTACAGCGTTCCTTATTCCTCGGGACCCCTCGGTTTGGGATACTATAGGGGCTATCCTCCAGCTAGTGCGCTGTATCCTCACCCCCACCACCAGTCACCCCACACAACATCGTCTCACCACTCTCACCATTCGCCAACGttcccccctcctccccccacATCTTACATGCATCATCACCACCCCTCGCATCTCCTGTTGAACCCTTCGAAATTCCACAAGAAAAAACACAAGCTGCTTAGGCAGGAGTACCTAGGAGGACGGTCTCCTGTTCTTTACCCACCCATGTCGTCTGAGCTGTCTTTCAATTGGcaccacaaacacaaacatagaCACAAACACAGGGAACGAATTGCCGACGAGggcagagaagaagaagaagaagaagaagaagaaactgtGAGTGGATCTTTAAATCGTGGTGGGGCAGGATTGTCTGACAGTGGAGCGTCAGGGAAAGGAGAGAGAGTTGGTAGCTTGGGAATGGCAGAGTCTTTGCAACGATGCCACTTTGGCCGGAGCGCTTCCAGCAACAGTGCTAGCAAGCAAGCAGGTGTCACTTTAACCAATTCACCTtcttcgtcatcatcatcttccGCAGACAGGTACAAGCGCAAAGAAAGCTCCATATCCTGTCTAGGACCCTCCAGGCTTGCTCTGGGGAGCAGCTCCAAAATCCAGCACCCAACAGAGTCCTGGTTCAGGATGGGGACCTCTGAGACTGACTACTCCAAGCTTTCACGTCGTCACGTGTTGCCCAGTCAGGGGCCCTTCTCAGATGGAAGGTCAGATGTACTGCCTGGTTGTTCTGACAGTGAGGATGAGGGACCTCTCACACCCACAGAAGATGTGGAGCCAAGAAGCCACGATTCCCCAAATCTTACAAATCTCTTTGCCTCTGCTCTCACTCGCACTAACTTGAGGGGCTGCAGGAACAGAAAGAATGAGACGGTGCCAGAGAATGCCAGCTTCTCTCGAATGGACCGGACATTAAGGAAAGACCGCTCAATATCAGCAGAGAGAAGAGAATTGG GGTCCGCAAGTATCCAGACAAGAGGTGGCATACTCTCGACCGCCGAAGGGCCTGAAGGATCCCTGCACCACCGACAACAGCTCCATCACCAGTCTCCTATGTTTTACTCTCACGGCTCAGCGTCCTCTTCCTGCCTGTCTCCCTCCCAGGACTGTTGCCTCGATTCCTCCCTGCCCCATCAGTCCCATCGATCGCAGCAATCCAGGAACAGTCTTCACCATGTCAACAAAATCCTGCGCGCTAAGAAGCTGCAGAGGCAAGCCCGCACAGGAAACAACATGGTGAAAAAGAGGGGCCCTGGGCGTCCCCGGAAGCACCCTTTACCTTCACCGCCGCCGTCCCCGTCCCCGCCTCCTGCTGCTGAATTCAGTCAAACCCGGCACAGAATGGGAGACCGGCCAGCAGGAGGCAGAATGTGGGATGGGGATACCGTAAAGGATACCATTGAGGCAGTTGTCAAGGACCAGCGCAGCAGAGGACAGAAAAGGAAACACTGGGAGAGAGATGAAggtgaggaagaagaggaaggggAGGTAGAAGACACTGTGGAGCAATTGCCAGACAGAGAAGAAAATGTGGGCAACCCGGTGGCAAAGCCCAGACCAGGATCTGGACGGTGCTGGCTTGCCCAGGATGAGATCAATCACTTTCCTGG CTCAGTGGAGAGTAAACCAGATGGCCACCACTCTCCACAAAGCCAAGACACCGTCTCCAGGGAACAAACATCAGCCATAGCCATAACCGGTCCACGGGGAAAGAGACCAGCCAGACCTCCAAAGAAAAAGTTCCAGAAGGCTGGACTTTACTCTGATGTGTTCAAGACTGAAGA CCCCCGAAGTCAACTTCTGCAGCTCAAAAAAGAGAAGCTCGAGTACATACCCGGGGAACATGATTACGGATTGTTTCCAGCACCCATACATGTTG GGAAGTACCTGAGACAGAAGCGCGTTGATTTCCAACTGCCTTATGACATCCTATGGCTGTGGAAACACGATCAG ctGTACAAAAGGCCTGATGTCCCGCTTTACAAAAAGATCCGATCAA ATGTATATGTTGACGTGAAGCCTTTCTCCGGGTATGAAACAACTACATGCAACTGTAAAATACCTGAGAATCGCACTGAAAAGGGTTGCCTGGACGACTGCCTCAACAG GATGAGCTTTGCCGAGTGCTCTCCCAGCACGTGTCCATGTCACGAGCACTGCGACAATCAGCATATCCAGAGGCACGAATGGGTTCAGTGTCTGGAGAGATTCCGCGCGGAGGGCAAGGGCTGGGGCATCCGCACCAAGGAGAGTCTTCGCTCGGGACAGTTCATCATTGAGTACCTGGGAGAAGTAGTCAGCGAACATGAATTCAG GAGTCGTATGATGCAGCAGTACTTTGCCCACAGTGGCCACTACTGTCTGAACCTGGATAGTGGCATGGTGATTGACAGCTATCGAATGGGCAATGAGGCACGCTTCATAAACCACAGCTGTGAACCCAACTGTGAGATGCAGAAGTG GTCAGTCAATGGGGTGTACAGAATTGGTCTCTTTGCGCTCAAGGACATCAGCAGCGGGACTGAGCTCACCTATGATTACAACTTCCATTCCTTCAACACGGAGGAGCAG CAAGTGTGTAAGTGTGGCTCAGAGAGTTGCCGAGGTATCATCGGCGGGAAAAGCCAGCGTATCAATGGATTGCCTGGCAAGGCCGCTGGTGGTACTCGGCGACTGGGTCGACTCAAAGAGAAACGGAAATCCAAACACCAACTTAAAAAACGA GAGGAAGAGTCAAGTGACAGCAACAAGTTTTACCCTCACCTAATGAAACCCATGTCAAACAGAGAAAG GAACTTTGTGCTCAAGCATCGAGTGTTCCTCTTGAGAAACTGGGAAAAAATGAGGGAAAAACAGGAGTTGCTCAAACGGGAgggtgaaagagagagagacccCAGCAGCCTGTCCATGTATACCCGCTGGGGCGGAGTCATCCGCGACGATGGCAACATTAAGTCAG acgTTTTCCTCACACAGTTTTCAGCCCTGCAGACGTCACGGTCAGTGCGTACGCGGAGGCTTGCTGCAGCTGAGGAAAACACAGAGGTCACACGCACTGCTCGCCTTGCACATATCTTCAAGGAGATTTGTGACATGATTACCAGCTACAAGG ATTCATCCAGCCAGACACTTGCTGCTCCGCTCTTGAACCTCCCGTCACGGAAAAG GAACAGCCATTACTATGAGAAGGTGTCAGACCCTCTGGATTTGAGCACCATTGAGAAACAAATCCTCACGGGCCATTACAAGACCGTTGAAGCATTCGACACTGACATGCTCAAAGTGTTCCGCAATGCTGAG AAATATTACGGCAGGAAGTCGTCAATCGGCAGGGACGTGTGCCGGCTGCGGAAAGCCTACTACAGCGCACGCAACGAGGCTGCCGTGCAGATCGATGAGATCATGGGCGAGACTGCCAGTGAGGCTGACAGCTCGGACTCGCTTGAGCGGGACCGGGGCCACCACCAAGGAGCAGCCGGATCCCATGACAAGGATGACGACGTTATCCGGTGCATCTGCGGGATGTACAAGGATGAAGGCTTGATGATTCAGTGCGAAAAGTGCATG GTATGGCAACACTGTGACTGCATGCGGTTGGAGACGGAGGTGGAGCACTACCTGTGCGAGCAGTGTGATCCGAGGCCAGTAGACACG GAAGTTCCCATGATACCTCAGCCCAGCTACGCCCAGGCTGGCTCCGTCTACTACATTTGCCTCCTTAGAGATGAGCTGCTTCTCCACCAAG GGGACTGCGTGTACCTGATGAGAGACAGCAGACGCACGTCCGAGGGCCAGCCCATCCGACAGTCTTACCGCCTCCTGACTCACTTCAACCGAGACAAACTGGACATCTTTCGCATCGAGAAACTGTGGAAGAATGAAAA GGGTGAGCGGTTTGCATTTGGCCACCACTACTTCCGTCCCCACGAGACACACCATTCGCCATCACGCCGTTTCTACCAGAACGAGTTATTTCGCATGCCACTCTACGAGATCATCCCTCTTGAAGCAGTGGTGGGAACCTGCTGCGTTCTTGATCTCTACACGTACTGCAAAG GACGACCAAAAGGGGTCAAAGAGCCTGATGTGTACATCTGTGATTACCGCTTGGACAAGTCAGCTCACCTTTTCTACAAGATTCATCGTAATCGCTACCCAGTGTGCACCAAGCCATATGCCTTCAACCATTTCTCCAAGCGGCTGACACCCAAGAGAGACTTCTCG CCTCACTACGTACCAGACAACTATAAGAGGAACGGGGGCCGCTCAGCATGGAAGAGTGAGCGTTCTAAAGGATCTGAAGGCTGCGAGGACGACGGCTCTTCGTGCGAGCGGGTCGACGACTTCCCACCGGAGGCTGAAGACAGGAGATCGGAGGAGGACGTCGACGCCGCTACGGGTGAGCCCGAACCGTTAGCGGGCAAGCCTCCGCAAGTAGAAGGGGACAACGATGACGACGAAGAGGGGCGCGGAGCCGAAGGGCCCGCGGCGGAGGAGCAAAAGGAGCAGGAGGACGGCTCGACGGAGAGGATAGGGGAGATGCTCGAGCAGCCGTCCTCGTCGGCCTGCTCGCCGCTTCAGCACCCTGCGCTGGGCAGGAGGGAGGCCCAAAGGGAGCGACTCAACAAGATTCTCTTGGATCTGCTGCACAGAACACCCAGCAAGAATG GAATCACTGAAGACTTTGCTGACAAAGCATGGCCAAAATCGGATTGA